TAAGCAAGCAGGACGGATGGTGAGCTTGTCCCGGGTCTTCTCATACACAGGCTCTGCCTTTGTCTCTTCGACGCTGTGACGTCGAGTGTGGATAGGCTGTTGACGCAGGTAGCACAAAGGACGCCCGTGTCTGATCTCCCTTCGCTTGCTATGCTTCTCTAACACAACACGTACAAGGGAAGTGCTTATAATGTAAACCTTTGTGCCTGAACAGTGCTCAAGATGTCAGTAACGACGATCACAAAACACTCCATCTTCCGCGCTCCACCCATCCTGGCATGATGATATCGAAAACTGATCCCAGGACAAGCGATTGGCAATACATTGTCCAGACATGGTCAGGCGCGAAAGTAAGGAAGGACATTAACGATATCATGCACGGAACACTGGTAGCTTAGTCGGTTGGCTCAATCAACAAAAGTCGCATCATCGAACAGAATCCGGTCACTTTGCCAAACTATGACACATCAGAGGAATGTCAGTCCTGCTCGTCTGGTAGGGGGACGACGCCCGATAGTAGTCAGATCAGTacactcaccctttcccAAGAAGATGTGGAGTCTCATTATGTTTCTTCAACAGACGCTCTATCGCGTCCAGACCCCTGTCCAGCTGCGCGAGATCGGGACCAAAGCTAAGTCTTACGAAATGATGACATGGTGAATGGAACAAGTttcgtcgatgagaagggtTGATGTCGAAGAAAATGCCAGGGACGCAGATGGTTCTCTCCTGATATTTCACCAAGAGAAAATAATCAGTACGGCAACTAACCATCAACACGGAGCGTGATCACAGCTGCGACACAGTTTTCTTTTTGGTAAAGTAAGACGAGACGACTGACTTTCAACAGCTCTTCGAAGAACGTCAGACCGTTGCTGATCGGGCTATCCAATTTGGATAGATCCAGCCAGATATAAAACGTGGCCACAGGCGGTACAGTCACCGGTAGACCCATACGCTCAAGTCGGGAGAGAACGTGATCGCGTTTGATGCGGAAAGCTTTCTGTAAGGAGAGCTAAGGCAGTACAGTCACATCAGTTGGCAAATACGGTGAGTTTGTGATAGAGATGCGATATCACAAAAGCAGCGACGTAAGAGAGACCATGACCGACCTTGTCTTGCTGCACTCTAGTATAATCAAGCAAAGGGATCGCAGCCATTTGTAGCCTGTTCAAGGAATCAGTGATGAGcgcagaagaggtgagGTCGTGAGTGGCACATACACATGTGATGCTCCTCCATCCAAGAAGCTGCCTGATTGCGAGATGGCGGAGATGAGGTCTTGTGGTCCGACGACCCAGCAGACTCTCCAACCTGGCAATCTACGGGATGTGAGGAACGCGGCCGATCAGCAGTTGGACAATCATGGACAACGGTGAGGGATCTACTCGCCTGAAACCTTTCGTTAGACCATTGATAAGAACGACGGGATCCTAACAGAGCAGTGCGGTGATCAGCACCTGTCGATACGGACTAAGGGATCGACGCACCTCGTTAACATCTTCGACATATTGAGCTCCGCTGAGACTAGTTCCGAGATCTCTGGGATCATCGGGATATTGGTACCTAACCACGCAAGTTCCACAGATCAGCATGACACGCGCGTCACAGTGACATCCACCAGTACGATGTTTGCGTACCAACTGTAAAACTCGTCAAGAATGACAGTGGTCCGATCTCTGCTGACATGGACTAGATCGCTCAACTCCTTGCCCGAAATACACTGTCCAGTGGGATTACGAGCTGATTCGTGGCGGGAGTTCGTCACTTTCGGCCAACTTGGGTATGACGGGGAGCTTACGATTGGATGCGATCACCACGCTAAGGTTGAGGTTCTGGATCTCTCTTTTGAGCTTCCCGCAGAATCAGCATTCTCCCTTCCCACATCTGAGTAAAATAGTGATATAACCCACATCGTTGATGTTCAGCTTGTACTTGTCCTATGTCATGCAATCAAATGTGAGCGGAAAGGATGGATATGCAGGCTCAGCTGAAGAACAGCTTTACCTTGGCATGCAGCGCGGTGGGTATAGGTATCAATCGTTTGAATACCGACAACACTTCCGAGTAGGTCGTGTCTGCAGCGAGGTAGTCAACATTTTGTCCAAGTCGTTCATACTACCATGTGCTAACATTCTGGTATCTGATAGCCTGAAAACATAGGGTTATTAGCGAGTTCACCCCACGTTGGCGCCAGCCTCCTGgacccactcaccacagTACACGTCTCCCTACAATGGCAGCAGTGAGGACGCATTGTTCAGTCCGTCTCAATTCAATAACCACTGCAATCCACTCACAATGACAGCAGCAATCCTCGCCATCcccgctcttcctccaggTACAATACACACGTTTTCCCACGTATATTGGCTTTTCTTATCCTTTCTGTACTCGAGGTTATACAGGTTCTGGGAACGAAGCGAGTCAAAGATCAGCTCGACGCAAGACGGGGTGCAGCAGTGACGTTGTGATCCAGTACGAGACCGAACCGACTCACCGCCACTGCCTCTCGGAGTTCTTTGACTCCTGCCGTCGGCGCATATTCGTTGACTTGGACACCCCATCGATTCAAGTCGATGGTCATGGGTCGTTCAGGTCCACCTGGGAGATCGCCCACCTGATCATGGATTTGAAGAGCAACTCGTCAGTAAGTAGCTCATTGGGTGTCTTGTACGTCCCATGTCCCTTCACCGAACGTCGAATTCAAAGTAGACGAACGGTGACCCCGTGTTCTACTCTGTCCATATCACTCTGTACATACAATACCAGTGCAGTatatgactcacctctggaGCACCTTGACCCAGATTCGCCCATTCGGGATCATCCATGGAGAACCCGTTTGCCGTTGCTCGATCCGTACAATAATTGACCCCGGTCGCTCCAGGATGTATAATTCCTGGTCTGTCAAGAGCGCGTCGCATCTCGTATCAGAATATGATTTTCACTGTCGGTGTCACTTGACTAGTAGGAGGTATCGGCTCACTTACACTGTCTCCCCTTCAGACTTGTCCCCATCCTTAATGACATGAAGACCGATATGATCTGTTCAGCTTTCACTGCTCGATGACTTGGATATAGGGAGTCAAATCACCCTCTCACTCATATACGTCCTCAAGATCTGATGAGCTTCTGAATCCGCTTCATCTCGTAGTTCCTTAACCGCCTTCTCCCCGAAATTGAACAGCGATGTCATGGCGGTGAGCGAATGTGGCTCGATCACTGTTTCGAGGCAACTATCAACGGGTGATCGTCGATGCAAGCAGTATGCACACAATTAGGATCCAGCTGGGATTCCAGTTCTTCCAACAACGGACGATACAACCACGTGCACGAGCGAGTGCCTGACGATCCCAAAATAGACAAGGTCAGTCCCACTTGTGAAATGCTGTATCAAATGCATAGTCAAAACTGCGGCAGACTTGCAATCACATAGACATCGCCTGCTTCCCCATACATCCCAGTTCACGATCTCAGATACTTGTCAGCTCTCCCCAATGCCCAgatgcagaagatgaaTTTGAACGCTGCATCAGCAGACAACCTTCCATCAGCCAACATCCAACTGTATAGCCGTGAACTCTGTACTCACCAGGATAATCAATCGCACAGTTCTTGTTAAAGATACCCTCCGTATCTTCCTGTTCCCATCTCCCGTCTTTCTTCTGTCTGCTCATAATCAGTTTCGCCGCGCGGTCGACGACGGATTTGTCGGGGTATTGAGCGTAGATCAGAGCGAGGACTGCCCATGACGTTTGGACAACTTGAGAATTCTCATGTTGAGCGTATTCCCCAGTCACACAAGACTGAAGCAGTATCCATCAGCGAGACGACTATTCACAGGTCGAGAAATACACCAACCATGTAGGTttctccccatcctccgTCAGACATCTGCCTTTGCACAAGAAAGTCACATGCTAGCTTGACTCGCTCCGATTTTGCCCATGTTTCTCCGGCGATAGAAAGTGACTCAAGAGCGAACATCGTAGCGTAGGTGAAACAGATACCCCTGAAGAAAGCATCATAAGATCAGCCTTCCATAGGTCCATTCGTACATGGGTCGATGAGCTCACCATGAACCGTACCACGACCCGTCCGGTTTCTGCACGTCATGAATGTACTCGATTGCCTTGTTCACGGTTCGTCTATGTATCCCATCAGCTCTGCACAGCTCAACACACCAGACGGGAGAGTAACTTGCTCAATATCCTCGGCTCTGTACTTTGGATCCAGCTTGGAGAAGTGCTTCAGCGCTGACAGGGCGGATGTCGTGCATCTGGTCAAGAGTCAACAGTCAGCGTACTGGAGTCTGTCAATAGCAGAGTGTGCTCACTCGGGATACTCGTAATCGATCATGATATTACCTACGAGTCTCATAGCATTAGCCAGTCGCCCGATGGGCATCATTTCATTCGCTTACCAAACACCTCTGCTGCATTTAACCATTCCAGCTTTTTGCTTCCTCTTTGCAGTTCATAGGATGCAAACCCTCCGCTCGGGTTTTGCATGGACAGGATCGTATCCACTGCGTCGCGCATACGATCCGAATCGACGGCTTCCGATGTATAGTCGAGCTCTTGCAGGGCCATGACAGCTTTCAGACCTTCGGAAACGCAATCGCTCACCTGACATCATATTTGAGTTGTTTGTATGCCCAACATGATTTCCCATCCACTCACAACGTAGCTCTGTTCAGGAGTTGAGAAAGGCCATGCACCCTTGGTCCGATGTCTATATCCTTCCTTGTACCACTTCGgattctctctcatctgcGCCTTATCCAACCAATCCAACATGCCCTTCACGCTCTCCTCGTTTTCCTGCTCATTCGCGAGACCAGTCTCAACTGCAGCTTGTGCTGTGAACGCAATGTCCCAGAGTTGAGAACCGTTCgttcccatcatcatcaatccGTCTTTACTCAACCATAAGAAATCATCTACTCTCGACAGATGCCCTTTGAACGCTTCCGATTCTGGACCTTCTCTAGCATATCGACAGACCATGTTGAAAGCCTTGGAGACAGGACCGATTGTCTGGTATGTCGtgttctcatcttcgtaAACCAACAACTGATATACTCTGTCGATGGCTAGTTGCCGAACGGGCAAAGAAGACGAAAGGTAGGGGATGTAGGGAAGCTTCTCATATACAGCTAGTAACTGATGAGCCATATCGAGCACGGGACTGTGTGCGGAGTAGACATCGATAGGGTTGATATTAGATCGATGTTTGTACCATTTGATGGAATCGTACGGCTCGACATATAGTTCCTAACCGTCAGTTGAAGCTCACTCAGTACAACCTACATTTCGCAAAGACCAGACCAGGGGGGTAAAAGGGCCGATAAATCGAGTGGCGTAGAGATAGCTCATAGGTGTGACTAGGAGCGAGTGTCAATGCAGTCCCATTATGTCCAGTCAAGCCGACTCACAAGTCTGACGGACATGGATCCACTGCGGGCAGAAGATGTAAGTAAGCGACGTCTCTGCTCGTGTGGAGCAGACCTACCCAACGCCAAGGAGCGAATGGTACCCAATCGGGAAGCAGCCTGACATCTGATCAGCAGTCACAGATGCGTCGATCAGTGTCAGAACTCACCAAAGCTCTGGGGGAATCGAACCGACACCATCCCAGTCATACGCTCCGAGGACACTCAACCAGACTTTGCCCCACGTCGGAATTCCGGTTGCACCTCCTATTGACGCCTCGCCAGTGTTATTCTGGAAGCTGGTTAATAGGTATGAACTCTGACACACCCATTTTATGAATCAACGCCCTGATCTCTGTCATGGGACCTTCGTCAGGTCCCATCCCCAAGATACGTAGAGCTACGTAGTTCATCACCGTCCCATATACAGTCGGCGGTGCAGCGGTGTGTCTAGACGGACAAGAGCGTAAGTATGTTTTCCGACAGATCTATGGAAAAATAGGTTTCCATTTGAAGGGTAGACGTACAATCCCCAGCCACCCTCTTTACGCCTTTTGTTGAGAAGGTATCTCTTTATCTCCGTCGATTGCTCCGAGGTGAGGGACCGGCCGCACACCGCGAGGCTGATGACAAGACCAGGAATGAGGAAAAGTGGGCCTGACGTTCAATTAGCGACGCTCGCTTTCTATCTCGAAGATATTGATTGGCCGTAACGTGAAGAGGGCAGAACGGGAATGCGATCCGAGGTTCGGACGCTCACCGCCATACTCTGTCGAGAAATGTCCGTCTTCACTTTGCAGCTCCTTATAGAACCGAAAGCCGTTCCTCGCAGCATCCAGCGGTGTCCTAGGTTCTTCCAACTCTGGCACGACCTATGAGGTCAATCAAACCATTAGTCCAAGTCCGTGCTGGTCCTCGCAATGGTACTACACTCCTCATATCGATAGACCTCCGCCAGGTGAGAATCCGCGAAGGAAACCATTATCGATCTCTTGTCGTCAGATGATCGGAGTCGTACGTACCACTTTCAGACCCAACCAGTACTTCTCCACATTCCCCTGAGGCCaactctttctctcttcttcatctctcagaTAGACCCATTTCTGCTGACCATGAGAGTCTTCGCCAACCTTTAATCTCCAATGTGTGAGATCTGTCGAGGGCACTTTGTACGTTGACATCCTGACCTTGAACGATGTCTTGTAGGCTGATTTCAGTCGTCGACGTTTTGAAATGGGGAGCAGTTGGGATagggtggtggtgggcCGAGTATAGTGGTATTCAAGTGTAAAGACTTGAGATGTTTTCAGTGCAGGTGCGTATGTTTCCCCGCATTTCATGTTGATGGGACCATTGCGGGGTAAGCTGCGGTTGTACATACACTTGATGATGGCACAACAAATCTCCAATGATGCTATGCACGCAATGAACCATAGAGCCCATCTTTTTACATCCCCATATCGTATGATGCATACAAGCTTGACATTGAGCATCTGTCCGGTTTCCTTCTACAACCTAGATAAGCTCCACTATCACATGGCATTCTTCAAATCtctcaacttcttcatcaccttgACTGGATCAGATTCGCCCGTCGCTTTCCTGCACATAAAGAATACCGATATCAGCCTATGTGCTTAGATCGTCATACTCAAGACGAGTGGCTTACTTGGCCTCTTGTGTACCTAGTCGCATGAATACGTTCCAGGACTTCTCGTCGCCGATAGTAGACTTGCCAGTCGTACATGAGTCGCTCTCTGCTTTCTTCAAGAGGCTATAGATGGTATCTGGCCATCAGCTGTTGATTCGTACTCACCTTCCAGATCGGACTCACCCTTTCAAAGCCTCGTTATCCGGCTCAACCGTCAAGCCGAACTTGGCCGAACCTCTCGTATATTCGTGACCGTTGAAGACCAGAGTGTCGTCAGGCAACTTGCCCAAGTGCGTCAGGGCAGTGTGCATTTCCTCGGGAGTGCCTTTGCTCAAGCATCAGCTCTGTTCACTGACAACCCCGATCATGTGTCCAGCTGACCTTCGAAGAAACGGCCACATCCCGCCAGGAACAGGGTGTCGCTGTGCGGAGGGTCAGCTCTGGCGGCACACATGTCCGGGTATGACTCTGAGCTGACCCTGTGAATACACCTCGCTGATTGGCTTTCTTGTCCTCGAGGAAGAAACAGATAGAGTCCTGAGTATGACACGGGGTATGAAGGCATCTGTATACAAGTCAGCTTTCGCAGTGCAACGGAAATTTCATGGGTGACTGACTTGACATCGATGTCTTGACCGATCTTGAACGTATCACCTTCCTTCACGATTGTGTTCGTACCCGGAGCTTGTTTTGATCCTCCATAGGCTCTCAGGCCGGAGTGAAGAGACAGCTATGAAAGTAGTCTCTCGTACTCAGATCTTTCTCGCGAAAGTCGGAAGCAAGAGTAACATCACTCACGAATTTTGTGTTTCCCCCGGAATGGTcatcatgatgatgagtggTCAACAGCGTGgtcacctccactccgTTATCTTTGACAGCCTTTGAGATCTTGGGTGCGTCATAAGGGTCCACGACGGCTGCTTGGTTGGATGTCTCGTCGATGACAAGATACATCCAGTTGTCCGATCGAGCCTGGTAAGGAATCACCTGTAGGTACATGGGACGTCAGCCGACACTTGTCGATTCTGATCCAGAGATGAAGGGTGCGAGTCGCTCCCGGAGGGCTATCAGGTGAGGTAGGGAGAGAAGGCCGGAGACATACTTTCATCTTGGATCTGAGACACCGAGACATAGGTGATCAGCGAGTGACATGTCGTCTCTGCTCAAGAGTCACCTACGAAGGGGTACTTGAGAGGTGTCTTCTGCTTTGACTTGTCAAGTTTCTAGTCGTGTTCCTCAAGGTGTGAAGCATGGAGGATGATTCTTCAACCACACATCATCGGAAACAAGCTGACCATCTCTGATCCATTTCATGACTGAACGTCACTGTCatactcaccctcctccacctccacctgaaATGGGAAATGGATGCCACAATGATTTAATCCCGTCTCGGATCAACGCGTCTCACATGGGATCTGGTTTGGTTTCACCTTCGGAAATGTGCCACAATCACCTTTGAGACACACAGAGACACGGGACGAGGCTATCATCTATCATCACTGTGATCGATCAGAAACATTACTTGGCGCAAAAGAATTATCACATCTCATTTATACATCCACCCATTCACCCATCcacccatccatccatccatccatccatccatccatccatccatttCACGTACACTATCACAGACCAAGTGATCTCCCATCGCTCCTTCCCGAATCCTTGGGCCTCTCAGTCGTGCCTTTGAGAGGTACTCGTACCAATCCAGCCATGATGGGATTCAAGAAAAAGCTCACAtctctcatcccatctGATGTGAGTCCTGCCGCGCTGCGAAAAATTTTGCATGATACGTTGTAACTTACAAAAACCCTGTGTCTTCTTACAGGCTCGGAATCAACTGCAGAACGTGCTTACCGTAGAATGGGAAGGACAGAACAAGACTGTCCTGGTAGATCTACCGGGTCCAGAAAAGTCgaacgaggtggagatgtcTGGCTTCGGTAGTGGGAGTGGCGGTGGGGGTTACGGGAGGTTgacggatgatgacgaggttAGTTCGTTCGTTTTTTGCACTTGAACAGTCTGTTTCCGTGGTGAAAGGACGATACCCGGCTTTTTGGGATCGCGCCCTTTGTTCCTACATGGTAGATCATTCGCTGACTTATACTGTTTGATTTTGCAGGACGATCGAAACTACCTTCGACGTAGTAGCCAAAGTCGCTCTCGACCTTCCCGCGATCGATCTGGATCCAGTTCTCACGATTCGAGAGAATACGAACCCACCCACCATCGAACCCATACCAAATCGCCTTCATACTCATCTAAAACCTTACCTCCTATCCCATCGCGTCCTTCCGATAATCGCAacatcaacaccaacaacaacccTTTCGCTGAACCGGAGTACTATCCATCACCTCAACTCTCGTCCGCATCGACATATATCAAGACTCCCAACACAACGTCTTCACCACATTTCTCACATCTTCAACAATCCTCCTTTTCGGGAGATGCTGGATATGGTCTAGATTTCAACGATTCTAAGTTTTCCGGGGGCCGacaaggggaaaggaagattGTCACGGCTGGCAACCCCTGGGCGACTTTCAGAGCGGACGATGTCGACTTGTTGGGTGATCTGGGTGTATCGAGTCCCACGAGCTCAAGAGGAACTAGGGATAGCGGGGGCTCAAGTGCTGAGAATCCGTTCAGATGAACAAATGTGGAGCCGGTCCGCGTTTTCCTGTGTTCTCGGAGTATCGTACATGTATGTGGTAGGCTCGGACAGGACATTGTATTCGCTTATCTCCACTGTACTTTCGCTTTTGTTTTCCTACTCCTTCACCTCTGCTGGTCAAGTCGCTTCGTCGACTTGTTCGATAATTTAGTTTGGGGTCTTCTGTATCCGTTGTATCGGCGTTGCAGCGCACCAGTCTGTACGTCGTGAAATGTTACATCATATCGTATGGTCTGACTTCTTCTATATCATATATGTGTACGGAGCAATGTACCCTACGTCGCTTTCGACCAATAGATGCAACTTTCATGCGACAGCCAGACCAGCGACTTCCCAATCAACCTTCACGTAGACTAGTCCTGACTCAGCGTTTGGCCGTGAACACCCCACTCCACATATTGTAGTTCCAACCGCCACCTTCTGTGATTTCCTTCCCTTCACCGCTCAATACTACCTCCGCTTCATTCCTCTTGACAGCGAAAGACACCTTGCCAGCAACAAAAGGCACCGTTAGCAGGTTGAGCCGACCCGGATCCAGTCTGATGGACTTTCGGGATTCGGGACCGTTCGAGACGTGTAAGGTGAACTTGTCTTTCTGGTGCGCCaaagggggaagaaggatgaagaagttgaTCAAGTCTTGTGCCTAACGGGATAATAGACCGTTGATGAGCTTCCGTCCCCGCTTTCAATACTGAGCTACATCCAGCTTACCCAATCAGCATTATTCGGTCTCGCAACGCTGTCCTCCCCTATCATGTCTTTCGGCTGTGTCCTATACCACATGACGGTCGTCACCCCTTCATCCGTTCCCACTTCCGGTCTACTATCACGCCACCGTTCTGCAAAGTATCGAGCCATCCACCTGAAGCCTTCGTGATTCATCCCTTCGTTCCAAGCTTCTGAGCCGGGCTGAGCACCTCTCACCGGAGCGATGCTGTGACATTCACCGAAATCGTTCCATGATATAATTTGGATGATCGATGGGGATTGAGGTCGAGGCAGTGCTAGGAGATTCAGAAACCGAgtggggagaaggaggtcgtcCGAACGGTCTGCAGTCCTCAACAATCAGCAAGCCATACAAAGTAAAGGCAAGGGAGGATGCCGGGTACAAATCCAATTCCTGAAGACGGTGTCAGCTACCTTGCCAAAGTCGATAAGGTATGCAGAAGCTCACTTGTTCCATGCCCATCGACCTTCTGTCCCGTAATGAGTGAAGAAAAGTGGCGACACTGCAGCCATATATGGCTTATCCTAGATAAGGATAAGAGTCTCGATAAAGCTCTC
This sequence is a window from Kwoniella newhampshirensis strain CBS 13917 chromosome 5, whole genome shotgun sequence. Protein-coding genes within it:
- a CDS encoding hydroxyacylglutathione hydrolase; amino-acid sequence: MKVIPYQARSDNWMYLVIDETSNQAAVVDPYDAPKISKAVKDNGVEVTTLLTTHHHDDHSGGNTKFLSLHSGLRAYGGSKQAPGTNTIVKEGDTFKIGQDIDVKCLHTPCHTQDSICFFLEDKKANQRGVFTGDTLFLAGCGRFFEGTPEEMHTALTHLGKLPDDTLVFNGHEYTRGSAKFGLTVEPDNEALKGLLKKAESDSCTTGKSTIGDEKSWNVFMRLGTQEAKKATGESDPVKVMKKLRDLKNAM